From a single Phaenicophaeus curvirostris isolate KB17595 chromosome 8, BPBGC_Pcur_1.0, whole genome shotgun sequence genomic region:
- the IPP gene encoding actin-binding protein IPP: MACAAPGKGGGGGGSSFSDRHARVLLAQMNRLRAGQSFCDVRLEVGAEAFAVHRLVLAASSPYFAALFAGGLKESGRDVVRIAGLEAATFHTLLDFIYTGVVSIGEHNVQELIIAADMLQLTEVVELCCEFLKGQLDPMNCIGLFQFSEQIACHDLMEFTESYIHTHFLEVQSGEEFLALTKEQLVKILRSEDLNIEDEYQVFSAAMQWILKDVGKRKKHVVEVLEPVRFPLLPAQRLLKYIESIPDFSLRVALQTLLKEYCEVCKSPKENKVSSFLQASKGRPRRKARKYLYAVGGYTRLQGGRWSDSRALSCVERFDTFGHYWTTVSSLRQARSGLGVAVVGGMVYAIGGEKDSMIFDCTECYDPLTKQWTTVASMNHPRCGLGVCTCYGAIYALGGWVGAEIGNTIERFDPEENSWDVVGNMSVPRYYFGCCEMQGLIYVVGGISTEGLELCSVEAYDPISKRWSELPSMGSRRAYLGVAALNDCIYAVGGCSESRDALASVERYSFEEEKWVEVASMKVPRAGVCVVAVNGFLYASGGRAPSHDFAAPVTTDSVEVYNPHTDSWTEISNMITSRCEGGVAVL, encoded by the exons ATGGCGTGCGCCGCGCCGGGCaagggcggcggcggcggcggcagctcCTTTTCGGACCGGCACGCCCGGGTGCTTCTGGCGCAGATGAACCGGCTGCGGGCCGGGCAGAGCTTCTGCGACGTGCGGCTGGAGGTGGGCGCGGAGGCGTTCGCCGTGCACCGGCTGGTGCTGGCGGCCAGCAGCCCCTACTTCGCGGCGCTCTTCGCGGGCGGCTTGAAGGAGTCCGGGCGGGACGTGGTGCGCATCGCGGGCCTCGAGGCCGCCACCTTCCACACGCTCCTCGACTTCATCTACACAG GGGTGGTGAGCATCGGGGAGCACAACGTCCAGGAGCTGATCATTGCTGCCGACATGCTACAGCTGACCGAGGTGGTGGAGCTCTGCTGCGAGTTCTTGAAGGGACAGCTCGACCCAATGAACTGCATTGGCCTCTTCCAGTTCTCTGAGCAGATCGCCTGTCACGACTTGATGGAGTTCACAGAGAGCTACATCCACACACACTTCTTGGAGGTGCAGAGCGGGGAGGAGTTCCTGGCGCTGACAAAAGAGCAGCTGGTTAAGATCTTGCGAAGTGAGGACCTAAACATCGAGGACGAATACCAGGTTTTCAGCGCCGCAATGCAGTGGATTTTGAAGGatgtgggaaaaagaaagaaacatgtcGTGGAAGTCCTGGAGCCTGTTCGATTCCCTCTGCTACCAGCACAAAGGCTACTAAAATACATAGAAA gTATTCCAGATTTCAGCCTTCGGGTGGCCCTGCAAACTCTGTTGAAAGAATACTGTGAAGTCTGTAAATCTCCCAAAGAGAACAAGGTCAGCAGTTTTCTGCAGGCTTCTAAAGGTCGTCCCCGGAGGAAAGCCAGGAAGTACCTTTATGCAGTAG GTGGGTACACCCGGCTACAAGGAGGACGCTGGAGTGACAGTAGAGCCCTCAGCTGTGTGGAGCGATTTGACACCTTTGGCCACTACTGGACCACAGTGTCCTCTCTCCGCCAGGCCCGGAGTGGGCTGGGTGTGGCAGTGGTGGGAGGAATGGTCTACGCCATTGGAG GTGAGAAGGACTCAATGATTTTTGACTGTACAGAATGTTATGATCCTCTTACTAAGCAGTGGACCACTGTGGCTTCCATGAACCATCCCCGTTGTGGACTGGGAGTGTGCACGTGCTACGGTGCTATCTATGCTTTGG GAGGTTGGGTTGGAGCAGAGATTGGCAACACAATTGAAAGATTTGATCCTGAGGAAAATAGTTGGGATGTGGTGGGAAACATGTCTGTGCCCCGTTACTACTTTGGGTGTTGTGAAATGCAAG GTCTGATATATGTTGTTGGTGGTATCAGCACTGAAGGTTTGGAGCTATGTTCCGTTGAAGCCTACGACCCAATATCTAAACGTTGGTCTGAGCTCCCCTCGATGGGCAGCCGGAGAGCTTATCTTGGGGTGGCTGCTCTCAACGATTGCATCTATGCTGTGGGAGGCTGCAGCGAATCTCGGGATGCACTTGCTAGTGTAGAAAGATACTCCTTTGAAGAG GAAAAGTGGGTTGAAGTTGCATCAATGAAGGTACCGAGAGCTGGTGTTTGTGTCGTGGCTGTGAATGGATTCCTTTATGCTTCAGGAGGCCGAGCTCCCAGCCATGATTTTGCTGCTCCAGTAACTACTGACTCTGTTGAAGTTTATAACCCTCATACGGACAGTTGGACTGAAATTTCCAACATGATCACTAGCCGCTGCGAAGGAGGTGTAGCTGTGCTgtaa
- the LOC138723235 gene encoding riboflavin-binding protein-like — MLKFAVTLLAVITSSAGKKYGCLEEDTHKPKPSPEPELRACTLYSQSSCCNADFTEQLAHSPVIKVKNSYWNRCGQLSESCEDFMKKIECFYRCSPHAARWIHPNHTAAIRSVPLCQSFCDDWYEACKDDSICVRNWLTDWEWDESGENHCKDKCIPYSKMYANGTDMCRNMWGDSFKVSKSSCLCLQMNEKDKVAIKYLLAGSSEESSSSSSSSSSSSSSSSSSSSGSSSGSSSEEWACQKKLRKFEKLKREKGKQTR, encoded by the exons ATGCTGAAGTTTGCTGTCACCCTCCTTGCTGTCATAACGTCATCTGCCGGCAAAAAATATGGATGTCTGGAAGAGGACACCCACAAACCGAAGCCAAGTCCTGAGCCAGAACTGCGTGCATGCACCCTGTACTCTCAAT CTTCCTGTTGCAACGCTGACTTCACAGAGCAATTGGCTCATTCCCCAGTAATTAAAGTAAAGAACAGCTACTGGAACAGATGTGGGCAGCTCAGTGAATC CTGTGAAgatttcatgaagaaaattgAGTGCTTTTACCGGTGTTCTCCACATGCTGCTCGCTGGATCCATCCCAACCACACTGCAGCTATTCGCTCTGTTCCATTGTGCCAGAGCTTTTGTGATGACTG GTATGAAGCCTGCAAAGATGATTCCATCTGTGTTCGTAACTGGCTGACGGACTGGGAATGGGATGAAAGTGGAGAAAACCACTGTAAGGATAAATGTATTCCATACAGTAAG ATGTATGCAAATGGGACTGACATGTGCCGGAATATGTGGGGGGACTCATTTAAAGTGAGCAAatcctcctgcctctgcttaCAAATGAACGAGAAGGACAAGGTGGCAATCAAGTATCTCCTCGCTGGAAGCTCGGAGGaaagctccagcagcagctccagcagcagctccagcagcagctccagcagcagctccagcagcggctccagcagtggcagcagcagcgagGAGTGGGCCTGCCAAAAGAAACTCCGAAAGTTTGAGAAActtaagagagagaaagggaaacagACAAGATAA